From Phragmites australis chromosome 5, lpPhrAust1.1, whole genome shotgun sequence, a single genomic window includes:
- the LOC133918615 gene encoding nuclear ribonuclease Z isoform X1, producing MAKRDEPASPNSPAAPTPAPSARPKAKPRLEIEGYPVEGVSIGGQETCVIFPTLSLAFDIGRCPQRAVSQEFLFISHAHLDHIGGLPMYVATRGLYRMRPPTIFVPACLAELVARLFEVHRAMDQSELAHKLVPLEVGDEYEFRRDLKVRAFRTYHVIPSQGYVIYTVKQKLKQEYLGLPGSEIKRLKLSGVEITNTVTTPEIAFTGDTMSDFILDPGNADVLKARVLVVESTFLDDFISIEHAKEYGHTHLFEIVSQSDKLENKAILLIHFSARYTTEEIEAAINRLPTSFRRRVYALKEGF from the exons ATGGCTAAGAGGGACGAGCCGGCGTCCCCGAACTCCCCAGCTGCTCCCACCCCCGCGCCGTCCGCGCGGCCAAAGGCAAAGCCGCGGCTGGAGATCGAGGGTTACCCCGTGGAGGGCGTCTCCATCGGCGGGCAGGAGACCTGCGTCATCTTCCCCACCCTCAGCCTTGCCTTCGACATCGGCCGGTGCCCGCAGCGCGCCGTCTCGCAGGAGTTCCTATTCATCTCCCACGCGCACCTCGACCACATCGGGGGCCTACCCATGTACGTGGCCACGCGGGGGCTGTACAGGATGCGCCCGCCCACCATCTTCGTCCCGGCGTGCCTTGCGGAGCTCGTGGCGCGGCTGTTCGAGGTGCACCGCGCCATGGACCAGTCCGAGCTCGCGCACAAGCTCGTGCCACTCGAGGTCGGGGATGAGTACGAGTTCAGGAGGGACCTCAAGGTGAGGGCGTTCAGGACTTACCACGTCATACCCAGCCAG GGGTATGTGATATACACGGTGAAGCAAAAGCTCAAGCAGGAGTATCTTGGCCTCCCTGGGAGCGAGATCAAGAGGCTCAAATTGTCAGGTGTCGAG atCACAAATACGGTAACAACACCTGAGATTGCTTTCACGGGAGACACAATGTCGGATTTTATCCTTGATCCTGGAAATGCGGATGTGTTGAAAGCAAGAGTTCTTGTTGTGGAG AGTACATTTCTTGATGACTTCATTTCGATTGAGCATGCAAAAGAATATGGGCACACACACTTGTTTGAG ATTGTGAGTCAATCTGACAAGCTTGAAAACAAGGCTATTCTACTTATTCACTTTTCAGCTCGTTATACTACAGAG GAAATTGAAGCAGCAATAAACAGGTTGCCGACATCTTTTCGAAGAAGAGTTTATGCATTGAAGGAAGGCTTCTAA
- the LOC133918615 gene encoding nuclear ribonuclease Z isoform X2, with protein sequence MAKRDEPASPNSPAAPTPAPSARPKAKPRLEIEGYPVEGVSIGGQETCVIFPTLSLAFDIGRCPQRAVSQEFLFISHAHLDHIGGLPMYVATRGLYRMRPPTIFVPACLAELVARLFEVHRAMDQSELAHKLVPLEVGDEYEFRRDLKVRAFRTYHVIPSQGYVIYTVKQKLKQEYLGLPGSEIKRLKLSGVEITNTVTTPEIAFTGDTMSDFILDPGNADVLKARVLVVEEIEAAINRLPTSFRRRVYALKEGF encoded by the exons ATGGCTAAGAGGGACGAGCCGGCGTCCCCGAACTCCCCAGCTGCTCCCACCCCCGCGCCGTCCGCGCGGCCAAAGGCAAAGCCGCGGCTGGAGATCGAGGGTTACCCCGTGGAGGGCGTCTCCATCGGCGGGCAGGAGACCTGCGTCATCTTCCCCACCCTCAGCCTTGCCTTCGACATCGGCCGGTGCCCGCAGCGCGCCGTCTCGCAGGAGTTCCTATTCATCTCCCACGCGCACCTCGACCACATCGGGGGCCTACCCATGTACGTGGCCACGCGGGGGCTGTACAGGATGCGCCCGCCCACCATCTTCGTCCCGGCGTGCCTTGCGGAGCTCGTGGCGCGGCTGTTCGAGGTGCACCGCGCCATGGACCAGTCCGAGCTCGCGCACAAGCTCGTGCCACTCGAGGTCGGGGATGAGTACGAGTTCAGGAGGGACCTCAAGGTGAGGGCGTTCAGGACTTACCACGTCATACCCAGCCAG GGGTATGTGATATACACGGTGAAGCAAAAGCTCAAGCAGGAGTATCTTGGCCTCCCTGGGAGCGAGATCAAGAGGCTCAAATTGTCAGGTGTCGAG atCACAAATACGGTAACAACACCTGAGATTGCTTTCACGGGAGACACAATGTCGGATTTTATCCTTGATCCTGGAAATGCGGATGTGTTGAAAGCAAGAGTTCTTGTTGTGGAG GAAATTGAAGCAGCAATAAACAGGTTGCCGACATCTTTTCGAAGAAGAGTTTATGCATTGAAGGAAGGCTTCTAA
- the LOC133918614 gene encoding pectate lyase-like, producing the protein MEGLRCSRRPGSFVLVAVAFLAAAVVSSGNIGEFDEHWQRRMEEAEASARETYKHNPFNVTNSLNHAVHRSLARVSSPRRGLGAKKNKFAGPCRATNPIDRCWRCRKDWATDRMRLARCAKGFGHGATGGLRGKIYLVTDPTDDDVVNPRPGTLRWGAIQTEPLWITFARSMIIKLSQELLVSSDKTIDGRGAQVHIANGAGITVQFARNVIIHNLHIHDVKHSLGGLMRDSPTHLGPRTRADGDAISLFGATNVWIDHISMSNCEDGLVDVVQSSTGITISNCHLTNHNDVMLFGASDSYPQDQVMQITVAFNHFGRGLVQRMPRCRWGFFHVVNNDYTHWLMYAIGGSNNPTIISQGNRYIAPPNIAAKVITKHYAEEPVWKSWVWHSEGDLLMNGAIFMPSGGPVPRKIKEDDWIKPKPGSYVKRLTRFAGTLSCRPGKPC; encoded by the exons ATGGAGGGGCTTCGGTGCAGCCGGCGCCCCGGCTCCTTTGTCCTCGTCGCAGTAGCGTTCCTGGCGGCGGCCGTCGTGTCGAGCGGCAACATCGGTGAGTTCGACGAGCACTGGCAGAGGCGCATGGAAGAGGCCGAGGCGTCGGCGAGGGAGACGTACAAGCACAACCCCTTCAACGTCACCAACAGCTTGAACCACGCCGTCCACAG ATCGCTGGCTAGGGTGAGCAGCCCGCGGCGTGGGCTGGgggcgaagaagaacaagttcgCGGGTCCGTGCCGGGCGACGAACCCGATCGACCGGTGCTGGCGCTGCCGCAAGGACTGGGCGACGGACCGCATGCGTCTCGCCCGCTGCGCCAAGGGCTTCGGCCACGGGGCCACCGGCGGCCTCCGCGGCAAGATCTACCTCGTAACCGACCCGACCGACGACGACGTGGTAAACCCGCGGCCCGGCACGCTCCGGTGGGGCGCCATCCAGACGGAGCCGCTCTGGATCACCTTCGCGCGGTCCATGATCATCAAGCTCTCGCAGGAGCTCCTCGTCAGCAGCGACAAGACCATCGACGGCCGCGGCGCGCAGGTGCACATCGCCAACGGCGCCGGGATCACGGTGCAGTTCGCGCGCAACGTCATCATCCACAACCTCCACATCCACGACGTCAAGCACAGCCTCGGCGGGCTCATGCGGGACTCGCCGACACACCTGGGCCCCCGAACGCGGGCCGACGGCGACGCCATCTCCCTCTTCGGCGCCACCAACGTGTGGATCGACCATATCTCCATGTCCAACTGCGAGGACGGACTCGTCGACGTCGTGCAGAGCTCCACGGGCATCACCATCTCCAACTGCCACCTCACGAACCACAACGATGTCATGCTCTTCGGCGCCAGCGACTCGTACCCGCAGGACCAAGTCATGCAGATcaccgtcgccttcaaccacttCGGCAGGGGGCTAGTACAGAGGATGCCAAG GTGCCGATGGGGCTTCTTCCACGTCGTGAACAATGACTACACGCACTGGCTCATGTATGCCATCGGCGGCAGCAACAACCCCACCATCATCAGCCAGGGCAACCGCTATATTGCGCCACCCAACATCGCCGCCAAAGTG ATCACGAAGCACTACGCGGAGGAGCCAGTGTGGAAGAGCTGGGTTTGGCACTCGGAGGGCGACCTGCTCATGAACGGCGCCATCTTTATGCCGTCCGGCGGCCCTGTCCCAAGGAAGATCAAGGAGGACGACTGGATCAAACCCAAGCCGGGGTCCTACGTCAAGAGGCTCACTCGCTTCGCCGGTACCTTATCGTGCAGACCAGGCAAGCCGTGCTGA